A part of Paenibacillus sp. 481 genomic DNA contains:
- a CDS encoding UDP-N-acetylmuramoyl-tripeptide--D-alanyl-D-alanine ligase — protein sequence MIQNTLDQIARMCGGKLKDAQHGARIVRGVNTNSRMSMPGSLFVPIVGERFDGHAYVEQALQDGAMAAFWQADHENAPEDAPLIVVKNTLKALQKLAAAYRQEHPLKVVAVTGSSGKTTTKDLISSVLAQQYEVHKTDGNFNNHLGLPLTILAMPETTEVLVVELGMSGRGEIALLSQLAEPDVAVVTNIGDAHLLQLGSREEIARAKLEITCALPYAGVLICDGDEPLIDQVLAEAETVRPEEMDIVRYGHGDNCSLRPQQVTYHEDGMSFTLANAASDRTYRLPILGEHNVLNALAAIAVGRRFGIKEERIAQGLEQARISGMRFERFQTTGGWTILNDAYNANPHAMKAALHVLANIACVGKRIAVLGDMLELGPTEAELHEEVGTSITPDKVDLLLTYGRLGRDIARGARQHYPENNVYSFDDKEELKARLLSEVSAGDVVLIKASRGMKIEEIVNEWISVEH from the coding sequence GTGATTCAAAACACTTTAGACCAAATAGCACGTATGTGCGGTGGAAAGCTGAAGGACGCACAACACGGCGCTCGTATCGTACGTGGAGTGAATACGAATTCGCGTATGTCGATGCCAGGTTCGTTGTTTGTACCGATTGTGGGTGAACGGTTCGACGGACATGCTTACGTTGAACAGGCATTGCAAGATGGTGCAATGGCTGCCTTTTGGCAGGCTGACCATGAGAACGCGCCGGAAGATGCGCCGCTCATTGTCGTCAAAAATACGCTTAAAGCGCTCCAAAAGCTTGCCGCAGCTTACCGCCAAGAGCATCCGCTTAAAGTAGTTGCTGTGACAGGCAGCAGCGGCAAGACGACGACGAAAGATTTGATTTCGTCTGTGCTTGCGCAGCAATACGAAGTTCATAAGACGGACGGGAATTTTAATAACCACCTCGGACTTCCGCTTACGATATTGGCTATGCCAGAAACGACAGAAGTGCTCGTCGTCGAGCTCGGCATGAGCGGTCGCGGCGAAATTGCGCTGCTGTCCCAATTGGCAGAGCCGGACGTAGCGGTCGTCACGAATATTGGTGACGCTCATTTGCTTCAGCTTGGTTCACGGGAAGAGATTGCTCGTGCGAAGTTGGAAATCACGTGCGCACTGCCTTACGCAGGCGTGTTAATCTGTGATGGTGACGAGCCGCTGATCGACCAAGTGTTGGCGGAAGCGGAAACCGTTCGCCCTGAAGAGATGGATATCGTACGCTACGGTCATGGCGACAATTGTAGCTTGCGTCCACAACAGGTGACGTACCATGAAGACGGCATGTCGTTCACACTTGCGAACGCAGCTAGTGATCGAACGTATCGCTTGCCGATACTAGGTGAGCATAACGTACTGAATGCACTTGCGGCGATTGCAGTTGGCCGCCGTTTTGGCATTAAAGAAGAGCGGATCGCGCAGGGTTTGGAACAGGCACGCATTAGTGGCATGCGCTTTGAACGTTTCCAAACGACAGGCGGCTGGACGATTCTCAACGATGCATACAATGCGAATCCACATGCGATGAAAGCAGCTTTGCATGTACTTGCCAACATCGCTTGCGTAGGCAAGCGTATTGCAGTGCTTGGAGATATGTTGGAACTCGGGCCTACAGAGGCTGAGTTGCATGAAGAGGTAGGAACGTCGATTACACCAGACAAGGTTGACCTTTTACTCACGTACGGCCGACTTGGACGCGACATTGCACGTGGTGCGCGGCAACATTATCCAGAAAATAACGTCTATTCGTTTGACGATAAAGAAGAGCTTAAAGCTCGTTTGCTAAGCGAAGTTAGCGCTGGAGATGTCGTCTTAATTAAAGCATCGCGAGGAATGAAAATCGAAGAGATTGTCAATGAATGGATAAGTGTCGAGCATTAG
- a CDS encoding UDP-N-acetylmuramoyl-L-alanyl-D-glutamate--2,6-diaminopimelate ligase has product MQLSELASRLISAKLQGEGQTEIRGLVVDSRKVTAGALFVCISGNALDGHQYAEQAIAQGAAALVVERLLPVQAPQIIVKDARHALAVLADAFYESPSQELSLIGVTGTNGKTTTTYLIEKILNDANKRAGVIGTIETRYNGQSFPMSGTTPNALELQHSLRNMVNEGVQAVAMEVSSHALVQGRVKGCRFRAAVFTNLTQDHLDYHGSMESYREAKGLFFSRLGNTFAANEAERSYAVLNADDAAAAPFDEMTAAETITYGLSEQADIYADNIRITAKGTSFTVHTFKGSTSIQLRMVGKFNVYNALAAIAVGLIEGVELEQIRNSLEEVPGVDGRVEPVEAGQPFSVIVDYAHTPDGLENVLSTVKEFAEGRVLCVFGCGGDRDRTKRPLMGKISARYADYSFVTSDNPRTEEPNGILLDIEAGLQELGIDQNRYELIVDRRAAITKAIEMASPKDVVLIAGKGHETYQLIGKETFDFDDRIVAKEAIRGLL; this is encoded by the coding sequence ATACAACTATCCGAACTAGCTTCACGACTCATCTCTGCGAAATTGCAAGGCGAAGGCCAAACAGAGATTCGTGGATTGGTAGTAGATTCTCGCAAAGTAACAGCAGGTGCTTTGTTTGTCTGTATTTCAGGCAATGCCTTAGATGGGCATCAATATGCGGAGCAAGCGATTGCTCAAGGCGCAGCAGCGCTCGTCGTTGAACGCTTGCTTCCTGTGCAAGCTCCACAAATCATCGTGAAGGATGCACGTCATGCGTTAGCTGTACTTGCGGATGCATTTTATGAATCGCCGAGCCAAGAGCTAAGCTTGATCGGCGTTACAGGTACGAACGGCAAGACGACGACGACCTATTTGATTGAAAAAATATTAAACGATGCCAACAAGCGCGCAGGCGTTATCGGCACAATTGAAACACGCTATAATGGCCAGTCGTTCCCGATGTCAGGTACGACGCCAAATGCGTTGGAATTACAGCACTCTTTGCGTAATATGGTAAACGAGGGCGTGCAGGCGGTGGCGATGGAAGTATCGTCTCACGCGCTTGTACAAGGGCGTGTAAAGGGCTGTCGTTTCCGTGCGGCCGTATTTACGAACTTGACGCAGGACCATTTGGATTACCATGGCTCGATGGAATCGTATCGTGAGGCCAAAGGGCTGTTCTTTTCACGCTTAGGTAATACGTTTGCAGCCAATGAAGCAGAGCGCTCCTATGCGGTATTGAACGCTGACGATGCGGCTGCGGCACCGTTTGATGAGATGACAGCTGCGGAGACGATCACTTATGGATTGTCCGAGCAAGCAGACATTTATGCGGACAACATTCGGATTACAGCTAAGGGCACAAGCTTTACGGTTCACACGTTTAAAGGGAGCACGTCCATTCAATTGCGTATGGTCGGCAAATTTAATGTATATAACGCGCTTGCAGCTATTGCTGTTGGCTTGATTGAAGGCGTAGAGCTAGAGCAAATTCGTAACAGCTTGGAAGAGGTTCCAGGTGTTGACGGTCGAGTGGAGCCTGTAGAGGCAGGCCAACCTTTCTCGGTCATCGTCGATTATGCGCATACGCCGGATGGCTTAGAGAACGTATTGTCTACCGTCAAAGAATTTGCGGAAGGACGCGTGCTGTGTGTCTTCGGCTGCGGTGGAGATCGCGACCGGACGAAGCGCCCGCTTATGGGTAAAATTTCGGCCCGCTATGCGGACTACTCGTTTGTTACGTCCGATAACCCACGGACTGAGGAGCCAAACGGCATTTTGCTCGATATTGAAGCAGGTTTGCAAGAATTAGGGATCGATCAGAATCGTTACGAGTTGATCGTTGATCGTCGTGCAGCGATTACGAAGGCTATTGAAATGGCAAGCCCTAAAGATGTAGTATTGATTGCGGGGAAAGGCCATGAGACTTACCAATTGATTGGTAAAGAAACGTTCGATTTTGATGATCGGATCGTGGCGAAAGAAGCGATAAGGGGATTATTGTAG
- a CDS encoding stage V sporulation protein D: protein MKVSGVTLRRRIMIGSILVSLGFMALITRLAYVQLWEGSQLSAKAEESWRRNIPVTAKRGEVWDRNGERLAYNISSPTIVAVPAQIKDAASTASQLAPLLGMKTEDVQRMITVRKSSVYLKPGGRKISLETAQKVRQLHLPGIVVAEDNKRYYPFGDLAAHILGFTGIENQGLTGIEQKYDSALSGLRGSVSYLADARGRQMPNSTEKFVQPRDGLNLQLTIDKQLQTIMERELDRAMTELRPKQIVSIAMDPNSGEILAMASRPNYDPGNYKNVASEIYNRNLPIWMTYEPGSTFKIITLAAALEEGKVNLHHEHFFDPGRVEVGGARLRCWKKGGHGSQTFLEVVENSCNPGFVALGQRLGKEKLFGYIRDFGFGKKTGIDLSGEASGILFKLNRVGPVELATTAFGQGVSVTPIQQITAVSAAINGGKLFKPHVAKSFVQPETGLVVDDVQPELIRQVISPETSRKVREALEHVVAQGTGKNAFIDGYRVGGKTGTAQKVINGRYSTDEHIVSFIGFAPADDPKLVIYTAVDDPQGIQFGGLVAAPIVKRIMEDSLHYMGVEPRQKQVARKYKYGETPVVVVPNLVGKSLSDIYEDMNTNFQLSTSGTGKVIIHQAPKPGTRLERGSTIRIYLGEETEE from the coding sequence GTGAAAGTTTCCGGCGTAACGCTTCGCAGACGGATTATGATCGGCAGCATATTAGTATCGCTTGGCTTCATGGCGCTTATCACACGGTTAGCTTACGTTCAGTTGTGGGAGGGCAGTCAGTTAAGTGCAAAAGCGGAAGAATCATGGCGTCGCAACATTCCGGTTACGGCGAAGCGAGGAGAAGTATGGGACCGTAATGGTGAACGACTAGCTTACAATATCAGCTCGCCTACTATAGTGGCGGTCCCTGCCCAAATCAAAGATGCGGCATCAACTGCGAGTCAGTTGGCACCGCTTCTTGGCATGAAAACAGAAGATGTACAGAGAATGATTACCGTAAGGAAGTCTAGCGTGTACCTAAAGCCCGGAGGACGCAAAATATCGCTCGAAACGGCCCAAAAAGTACGACAGCTCCACTTGCCTGGTATCGTTGTGGCAGAGGATAATAAAAGATATTACCCATTTGGCGATTTAGCTGCCCATATTTTAGGCTTCACTGGTATCGAAAATCAAGGACTTACTGGAATTGAGCAGAAGTATGATTCGGCCTTGAGTGGGCTGCGAGGAAGCGTATCTTATTTAGCTGATGCGCGTGGCAGACAAATGCCGAATTCGACAGAAAAGTTTGTCCAGCCACGAGATGGATTAAATTTGCAATTGACGATTGACAAACAGTTGCAGACAATTATGGAGCGGGAACTTGATCGCGCCATGACAGAACTTAGACCTAAACAAATCGTATCCATTGCGATGGATCCGAATTCAGGTGAAATTTTGGCGATGGCAAGTCGTCCGAATTATGACCCGGGAAATTATAAAAATGTCGCATCAGAAATATATAACCGCAATTTGCCGATTTGGATGACGTACGAGCCTGGTTCCACCTTCAAAATTATTACGCTGGCTGCGGCATTAGAAGAAGGAAAAGTCAATTTGCACCATGAACATTTCTTTGATCCTGGGCGAGTAGAAGTCGGCGGCGCACGCTTGCGTTGCTGGAAAAAAGGTGGTCACGGTAGCCAGACGTTTCTCGAAGTTGTTGAGAACTCATGCAACCCTGGCTTTGTGGCGCTCGGACAGCGGCTTGGCAAAGAGAAGCTATTTGGGTACATACGTGATTTTGGCTTCGGCAAAAAGACGGGTATCGATTTAAGTGGAGAAGCGAGCGGTATTTTATTTAAATTGAATCGTGTCGGTCCCGTAGAGTTGGCCACAACAGCTTTTGGTCAAGGGGTTTCAGTGACGCCGATTCAACAAATTACAGCGGTGTCCGCTGCTATTAATGGCGGAAAGCTTTTTAAACCACACGTAGCCAAATCGTTTGTTCAACCGGAAACAGGGCTAGTGGTGGACGATGTGCAACCAGAACTTATACGTCAAGTGATATCACCTGAAACGTCACGCAAAGTCCGTGAGGCGTTAGAGCACGTCGTTGCGCAGGGGACAGGTAAAAATGCGTTTATTGACGGCTATCGTGTCGGTGGCAAAACGGGAACGGCGCAAAAAGTTATTAACGGTCGTTATTCGACTGACGAGCACATTGTGTCATTTATCGGATTTGCTCCGGCTGACGATCCTAAGCTCGTCATTTATACGGCAGTAGACGATCCGCAAGGGATTCAATTTGGCGGACTAGTTGCTGCTCCGATCGTAAAGCGGATCATGGAAGATTCGCTGCACTATATGGGTGTTGAGCCTAGGCAAAAACAAGTTGCACGCAAGTACAAGTACGGGGAAACGCCGGTTGTAGTCGTGCCTAACTTAGTAGGCAAATCGCTATCAGATATTTACGAAGATATGAATACGAATTTTCAATTATCGACATCGGGTACGGGGAAAGTAATCATTCATCAAGCCCCGAAGCCGGGCACACGATTAGAGCGCGGATCGACGATCCGTATCTACTTGGGTGAGGAGACGGAGGAATAA
- a CDS encoding penicillin-binding transpeptidase domain-containing protein encodes MVKRIKLRTLAIGGLFTLLFIVIISRLIWYQVVNQEEWMKRAKSSWSTVQNLPAERGTIYDQHGEVLAMDAPAYIVAVSPRTIQELKQNASLIKEGIDVEREIVEFLHKALGKPEHELYDIVRSKDKGVYRIHREVRKEGFKIEEDKAKEIRAFTKELKTKTDAYDVGLHLMDESKRFYAKNNLATHVLGYINKEDKPVMGVETSLNHLLQGTPGKLQYEKDLRGNKLPTASEIYTPARDGKNVYLTIDHTIQQYIDEAMREVYLEQGPRSMTVIAADPKTGNILGMENMPNFNPNKYWEMEEGATRNPAIQALYEPGSTFKIITLAAAVQEGIFDPDATFMSGKIYAGGRPIGDHNSGRGWGRISYLTGLKRSSNVAFVKLGFEQLKEEKFTKYIRDFGFNDLTGITLPSEKSSNIKFEYPADLAAATYGHGKVLVTPIQQIMAVSAVANGGKLMKPNLIKKTVDPMTGEVFEPKPEVVREVISQGTAKQVSQYLEQVVSDQEIGTGKHAYIDGYRVAGKTGTAIKVVNGEYSSKHVVASFIGYAPVEDPRIAVIVVVDEPEQYLASSSITSGVFKKIVSQSLSYMGVPMSNDGKVAKNENGKDAPAVKGSKKAPNVQGVGLKDAKQRLAENGIAFETIGSTAKVKQQYPAPGDWLAPGQRMYLLTDDPSKMSLPSLVGKSLRDVMEIASLLKWEVRAEGEGYVTEQKTITEKGKRIVQVKLAPKAN; translated from the coding sequence ATGGTCAAACGAATTAAGCTGCGTACGTTGGCAATCGGGGGCTTATTCACCCTCCTTTTTATTGTCATCATAAGTCGATTGATTTGGTATCAGGTTGTGAATCAAGAGGAATGGATGAAGCGGGCTAAAAGTTCTTGGTCGACAGTTCAGAATTTGCCAGCAGAAAGGGGCACCATTTATGACCAGCATGGAGAGGTGCTGGCGATGGACGCCCCTGCTTACATTGTCGCTGTTAGCCCGCGAACCATTCAGGAACTGAAACAAAATGCAAGCCTCATTAAAGAAGGAATTGACGTCGAACGGGAAATCGTCGAGTTTTTGCATAAAGCGTTAGGGAAGCCTGAACACGAATTGTATGATATCGTCCGGAGTAAGGATAAAGGGGTATATCGGATACATCGAGAAGTGCGTAAAGAAGGCTTCAAGATCGAAGAAGATAAAGCGAAGGAAATTCGCGCGTTTACGAAAGAGTTAAAGACGAAGACGGATGCGTATGACGTCGGTTTGCATTTGATGGATGAATCGAAGCGATTTTATGCGAAAAATAACTTAGCTACTCATGTACTCGGCTATATTAATAAAGAGGATAAACCCGTTATGGGAGTTGAGACTTCGCTCAATCATTTATTGCAAGGGACTCCTGGTAAACTTCAATATGAGAAGGATCTACGCGGTAATAAATTGCCGACTGCGTCTGAAATTTATACACCTGCTCGTGATGGGAAAAACGTATACTTAACGATTGACCATACGATTCAGCAGTACATTGATGAGGCGATGCGCGAAGTATACTTAGAGCAAGGCCCACGCAGTATGACGGTTATTGCAGCCGATCCGAAGACGGGTAATATTTTGGGAATGGAAAATATGCCGAACTTCAACCCAAATAAATATTGGGAAATGGAAGAAGGGGCTACGCGTAACCCAGCCATCCAAGCCCTTTACGAGCCAGGTTCAACGTTTAAAATTATTACGTTGGCTGCGGCCGTGCAAGAAGGCATTTTCGATCCGGACGCTACGTTTATGTCAGGTAAGATTTATGCCGGCGGTCGCCCAATTGGTGACCATAACAGTGGCAGAGGATGGGGGCGCATTAGCTACTTGACAGGGTTAAAACGGTCGAGTAACGTTGCCTTCGTTAAGCTGGGCTTTGAACAGCTGAAGGAAGAAAAGTTCACGAAATATATTCGAGATTTCGGGTTTAACGATTTAACAGGTATTACTTTGCCAAGTGAAAAAAGTAGCAACATCAAGTTTGAGTATCCTGCCGATTTGGCAGCTGCAACGTACGGTCATGGTAAAGTATTGGTGACTCCGATCCAGCAAATTATGGCGGTGTCTGCTGTGGCAAACGGCGGCAAGCTGATGAAGCCGAATTTAATTAAAAAAACGGTCGATCCGATGACAGGCGAAGTGTTTGAGCCTAAGCCGGAAGTCGTTCGTGAAGTCATTTCGCAAGGTACAGCGAAGCAGGTCAGTCAGTACTTGGAGCAAGTTGTTTCTGACCAAGAAATAGGTACAGGTAAGCATGCTTATATCGATGGATACCGTGTTGCAGGGAAGACAGGTACAGCTATTAAAGTTGTAAATGGAGAGTATAGCTCCAAGCACGTTGTCGCTTCCTTTATTGGCTACGCGCCTGTAGAGGACCCGCGCATTGCGGTTATCGTTGTTGTCGATGAGCCTGAACAGTATCTTGCTTCTAGTAGTATTACATCGGGCGTGTTTAAAAAAATCGTCAGCCAGTCGCTTAGCTATATGGGCGTACCGATGTCGAATGACGGCAAGGTAGCTAAAAATGAAAATGGCAAAGATGCTCCAGCTGTAAAAGGTTCAAAAAAAGCGCCGAATGTTCAGGGTGTAGGTTTGAAGGATGCGAAGCAGCGCTTGGCGGAGAATGGGATTGCCTTTGAAACGATCGGTTCGACGGCGAAGGTGAAGCAGCAGTATCCAGCACCAGGAGATTGGTTAGCACCAGGGCAGCGCATGTACTTGTTAACGGATGACCCTAGTAAAATGAGTTTACCGTCGCTGGTAGGCAAATCGCTGCGTGATGTGATGGAAATTGCCTCGCTTCTCAAATGGGAAGTTCGTGCTGAGGGAGAAGGTTACGTCACGGAACAGAAGACGATAACCGAAAAAGGTAAACGTATTGTACAAGTTAAATTAGCGCCAAAGGCTAACTAG
- the ftsL2 gene encoding cell division protein FtsL — protein sequence MAYNRGNLAVKKPEKRRRQQTQFRETTKKLTRKAALPMREKMLYLFTVVVCSAVAMFLIGRYAEIYELNRNIEAMKRDTEDLKKQASVLHVEKERLSDWDRIGSVASENGLTRPTTPEQINVYKEKVGNN from the coding sequence ATGGCCTATAATCGGGGGAACCTAGCAGTGAAGAAACCCGAGAAGCGTCGGCGACAGCAAACTCAGTTCCGTGAAACAACAAAGAAGCTGACGCGTAAAGCAGCACTTCCGATGAGGGAAAAGATGCTCTACCTGTTTACAGTGGTAGTTTGTTCTGCAGTAGCGATGTTTTTGATTGGACGTTATGCTGAAATCTATGAATTAAACCGAAACATAGAAGCAATGAAGCGTGATACAGAGGATTTGAAAAAACAAGCATCCGTGCTACATGTAGAGAAAGAAAGGCTATCTGATTGGGATCGCATCGGAAGTGTGGCAAGTGAGAACGGCCTAACAAGACCGACCACGCCAGAGCAAATAAACGTATACAAGGAAAAAGTAGGAAACAATTAA
- the rsmH gene encoding 16S rRNA (cytosine(1402)-N(4))-methyltransferase RsmH, whose product MFHHVTVLKEESVDSLNVQPEGIYVDCTLGGAGHSELIASKLSDAGRLIGLDQDDWALDNAQQRLAPYMQRVTLIKTNFRHLKEALLQAGVPQQDGFPQVDGILFDLGVSSPQLDEAERGFSYNHDAPLDMRMDQQGALTAYDIVNEWSEAEIARILFEYGEEKFSRRIAKGIIEARAKQPVRTTGELAELVKAGIPAAARRTGGHPAKRSFQALRIAVNDELGAVEEALHEAIRCLKPGGRVSVITFHSLEDRICKRIFSSYVARCQCPPNLPMCACGTVGVVKLINRKPIVPSEAELEHNLRARSSKLRVAEKL is encoded by the coding sequence TTGTTTCATCACGTAACCGTGCTAAAAGAAGAGTCGGTCGATAGCTTAAACGTTCAACCAGAAGGCATTTACGTCGACTGCACACTGGGGGGCGCGGGTCATAGCGAACTTATTGCGTCGAAGTTGTCGGATGCAGGAAGACTAATTGGACTCGATCAAGATGATTGGGCGCTCGACAACGCGCAACAACGGCTAGCTCCGTATATGCAGCGTGTAACCTTAATAAAGACCAATTTTCGTCATTTAAAAGAGGCGCTGCTACAAGCAGGTGTGCCGCAACAGGACGGCTTTCCGCAAGTTGACGGTATTTTATTTGATTTAGGTGTATCCTCACCGCAATTGGATGAGGCTGAGCGTGGGTTCAGCTATAACCATGATGCACCGCTTGATATGCGCATGGATCAGCAAGGGGCGTTAACGGCTTATGACATTGTTAACGAATGGTCAGAAGCGGAAATTGCCCGTATTTTGTTCGAATACGGGGAAGAGAAATTTTCCCGCCGAATTGCCAAAGGCATCATCGAAGCGCGGGCTAAGCAGCCTGTTCGCACGACAGGTGAATTGGCCGAGCTTGTTAAGGCAGGCATTCCAGCGGCAGCGCGCCGCACAGGTGGACACCCTGCCAAGCGCAGCTTTCAAGCGCTCCGCATTGCTGTCAACGATGAGCTGGGAGCGGTTGAAGAGGCTCTGCATGAAGCGATTCGCTGCTTAAAGCCAGGCGGACGCGTCTCGGTCATCACGTTTCACTCGTTGGAAGACCGTATTTGCAAGCGAATTTTTAGCAGCTATGTAGCACGCTGCCAGTGCCCGCCTAATTTGCCGATGTGTGCCTGTGGTACTGTAGGGGTCGTCAAATTAATCAATCGCAAACCGATTGTACCAAGCGAGGCAGAGCTGGAGCACAATTTGCGTGCGCGCTCGTCCAAGCTGCGTGTTGCGGAGAAGCTGTAA
- the mraZ gene encoding division/cell wall cluster transcriptional repressor MraZ, giving the protein MFMGEFQHSIDDKGRLIVPVKFRDSLGSIFVLTRGLDQCLFVYPMDEWGLLEQKLKALPLMKADARAFTRFFFSGASECEWDKQGRINIPQHLRQYAKLDKECMVIGVQNRVEIWSKDAWEQYVLQSESAFNEIAETLVDFDF; this is encoded by the coding sequence ATGTTCATGGGCGAGTTTCAACATAGCATCGATGACAAGGGCCGCCTCATTGTTCCTGTTAAATTTCGTGATTCACTAGGCTCCATTTTTGTACTGACGCGTGGTCTGGATCAATGTTTGTTTGTATACCCGATGGATGAATGGGGACTTTTGGAGCAGAAATTAAAGGCTCTGCCCTTAATGAAGGCAGACGCGCGAGCGTTTACGCGCTTTTTCTTTTCAGGTGCTTCTGAATGTGAGTGGGACAAACAGGGACGAATTAACATTCCTCAACATCTGCGGCAGTATGCTAAGCTGGATAAGGAATGTATGGTTATCGGAGTTCAGAACCGAGTTGAGATTTGGAGTAAGGACGCATGGGAACAATATGTACTGCAATCAGAATCAGCGTTTAACGAGATTGCGGAAACGTTGGTTGACTTTGACTTCTAA
- a CDS encoding DUF4349 domain-containing protein, which produces MKKEVRTATSSSSLLVSRKGRRNIWTSMLWLAALFIIGACSSSQGSSSNAQKTEGITATVQESAAKADVEAKGQPGMNKSSVSPVAKPERKLIYEANLSMEVKDYEATKQQMNRLIELSGGYVLKFEDERSDFEHGGSYEIKVPAQGFHSFLDKLGSWEYVNFDRKYAANDVTEEYVDLTARLKARKVVEERLLSYMENAKTSQDLIKFSDELGKVQLEIEQLTGRMRYLDNNVAMSTIHIRLYQIIKQVPKDVIQDAFGTQIGDTLKASWSALTAVLRYTILLIVALLPFAIVGAIIWMPIWYVIKKGRQVRGGKQYGGGKAANPERQKSLDVLNAKIQEVGAKIKAGEVKENDPKDEHPNMDSTSEKVIDSTQSSVKDAKNVNKDK; this is translated from the coding sequence ATGAAAAAAGAAGTGAGAACGGCCACGTCATCGTCGTCGTTACTTGTAAGCCGCAAAGGGCGGCGCAACATCTGGACATCTATGCTATGGCTGGCGGCACTCTTCATCATTGGAGCGTGCAGCTCATCTCAGGGCAGTTCAAGCAATGCACAAAAAACGGAGGGGATAACCGCAACCGTACAAGAATCAGCTGCCAAAGCTGATGTAGAGGCCAAAGGACAACCTGGTATGAACAAAAGTAGCGTATCGCCTGTCGCCAAGCCGGAACGGAAATTAATTTATGAAGCGAACCTTTCGATGGAAGTTAAAGATTATGAGGCAACGAAACAACAAATGAATCGTTTGATCGAATTATCTGGTGGATATGTTTTGAAATTCGAGGATGAGCGTTCGGACTTTGAGCATGGTGGAAGCTACGAGATTAAGGTGCCCGCCCAAGGCTTTCATTCTTTTTTAGATAAGTTAGGGTCATGGGAGTATGTTAATTTTGATCGCAAGTATGCAGCGAATGATGTCACTGAAGAATACGTGGATCTAACGGCGCGCCTTAAAGCACGCAAAGTGGTTGAAGAACGTTTATTGTCATACATGGAAAATGCCAAAACGTCACAAGATCTCATTAAATTTTCGGATGAACTTGGAAAAGTCCAGTTGGAAATTGAACAGTTAACAGGCCGGATGCGTTATTTAGATAACAACGTGGCGATGTCCACCATTCATATCCGCCTGTATCAAATCATTAAACAAGTTCCTAAAGATGTGATTCAAGATGCATTTGGGACACAGATAGGAGATACATTAAAAGCAAGCTGGAGCGCACTTACTGCTGTCTTGAGATATACGATACTCCTTATTGTAGCTCTGCTACCATTTGCGATTGTGGGGGCTATTATTTGGATGCCTATATGGTACGTGATCAAAAAGGGGAGGCAAGTAAGAGGTGGAAAGCAGTATGGTGGTGGGAAGGCAGCCAATCCAGAGCGACAAAAGTCCTTGGATGTCTTGAATGCGAAGATTCAAGAAGTGGGAGCTAAAATAAAGGCAGGCGAAGTCAAAGAAAATGACCCAAAAGATGAACATCCAAATATGGATTCAACTAGTGAAAAAGTCATTGATTCTACCCAGAGTAGTGTAAAAGATGCCAAAAATGTGAACAAAGACAAATAA